In the genome of Anopheles ziemanni unplaced genomic scaffold, idAnoZiCoDA_A2_x.2 scaffold_12_ctg1, whole genome shotgun sequence, the window GTCTaaagatttttgtttgcttgtttggcGGCTGGGGCACCGTCGTTGAAAACTCGGAAAATTGAAGcccaaacggaaaacaaacccgAAATTTAAATCGAAAATCACTATGAAGGAACCGTTTGAAATTATGCCAGACCAGGAACACTATAGCCTTCGGTGGAATAACCACCAAAATCATATACTGCGTGCATTTGACACGCTGCTGCAGACCAAGACGCTAGTCGATGTGACGCTGGTGAGTGCAGAAACCAGCATACGGGCGCACAAAGTGGTCCTGTCCGCCTGCTCCCCTTTCTTTCAGCGGGTATTCTCCGAAACACCTTGCAAACATCCAGTGATTGTGCTAAAGGACTTTCGTGGATGGGTCGTTCAGGCGATCGTGGACTTTATGTACCGTGGAGAGATCAGTGTCCCGCAGGAGCGACTATCGGTGTTGATACAGGCAGGGGAATCGCTACAGGTACGTGGACTGGTCGATCATCCAGTAGCAGCCAACACACCGTCGCCAGCCCAATCGCCAGAAGACTTTAGCTTGCTGGATAGTTCACTCATCTCACCAACGTCCCCTTCGCCACCCTCGCCGAACTTTCGTTCCAACCATCAGCATTCCAACGTTGGTCAGCGTCACGAAAACAGTGCGCACCCGGCGACAGCAAATCTCCTGCCCACGAGCACTCCGAAGTTGCTTATGCCTCCACAGGTGTTTGCGGACCCATCAATTGGTCTCTCGAACGTCGATCCGTGTACCTCACCAATGCCTCGTCGCAAGCAGGCCCGGCCGCGGCGGCGCTCAGGGGATTGCGCACCACAGGACCTGAGCAGCAAGCCTTCGACACCGGCACCGCAGTCCGTCCATGACGACGAGGAAGACGACGGTGACGATGAGAAGGATGAAGACGTAGATCGGGGGCTGCACGATGATGGCGCGGATGAAGATGACATCGAAGAACtggacgacgaagacgacgacttAAAGCGCATTTTGCACCGAAGTCAATCTGTGGACGAAAAACTGGCAACGATGGCATCGAAAGAAGATCTGACCGAGACCGCCTCCGATACTGTTAAAAAGATGGCGGGTAGTGACTCGAGGCGTTCACGGTCGTTACACAAATCTACTCCTCGTAAAGCTTCTTCTTGCCAGGACGTTGCAGCGCTGCCAAAGGAGGATCATCTCCAGCAACCAGCAACTTTTTCGCCCTCATTAATACCGGCATCCGATGGACCGGAAAATTTGTGCATGAAAAAAATCTCACTTAGCAGCACGGACACAAATGTCAACGCGATGCGCTGTCCTGAAGATCGAAGTGAACAACAAACGAGGTTATCGTCGGTCGAAGGTGCAGGAATCACCAATTTAAGTAACACTCCAGGTGGGAACCGTAGAATGAGCCGCGATGGTGCTCGTTCTTCCGATCCTAGCAAAGATTCCACACTTGCCGATACAAACAGTGGCGGGCCCAACCTCTCCACCCGAGGGCTGCTCTCGCTAAAGGATATTCGACATCTAAACCGTGCTGCACTGAACCGATCACTAGGTTCATTCTCTCCACCGCCATCCTTTTCCGCCTTCAACAGTAATCTACACTCAGCGATGGGTTTCattcaccaacaccaccacaacgATTCGAAGCGCGTGAAGCTAGAGGATCGTGACGATGAGCGTCCGCTTCTGCACGATGATATGGAACCGCCGCACTTTTTAGATCACATGGATCTGGCACTTGGCACGCACCAGCATCCGCTTGCGCACCATTTGATgcagcaacaccaccaccacctgcaAAATTCTTCGCTGCAGCTACGTCCACCCACGGCCGATGGGGCCAACGATAACAACAACAGTGGCCACAAGCACAATAATAACAGTCACCATCATGGCAGTACGCCCtcgaaccatcatcaccaagGAAGTAACCCCAGCAGTAAGCAGCATCATCACTCAGCCGGAGGTCCGGGAACTCCGAAGCACTCGTCCAGTGGAAGCGGTGCAGCCGGAGGCACGGGTAACAACACCTCCAGCAGTAGTAACAACAATAACCACCACAATCCAAATCACCCGCACCATCACCCGCAACATGTTGGCGGTCCGAAAGGATCCGCTAGCGGCAGTGGGCCGAAGGATTTTCTGCACAGCCCGACGCTAAATTTCCCGCCCTTTTTTAACCACTCGGAAGGACCTCCTAGGCCTCCGCATTCACCACTGCCCTTCCCGCACATGTCGTCGGTCTCCTCGCTGACCCTCACGCCACCACACAGTAAGTACCTTATAGCACTGCATTGTTGTATCAAAAAGATTCCATGATCAAAATgagattaaaaattaaacaaattaaaaatgttcttttattaaaacggtgaaaaaacTATCCTTATACATTTatgaatttaaatcaaaatgttacaaatattttgaacACCACGTTGGtcataacgtttgcattaacataaatagacaaatttgcatcggtgataagaaaaaagttgatgaaaagaaaaaaaaaagaaaaaaaaccaagcaaatAGAATGAAGTCAAGTTACATCTTTTAAGtacttataaaaaatatttcaacggCCAGTAAGACGGTCTTACGGTCCATGGCCGGAACTTTAGCCATAGCCGACTAAACCAATCGTGTAAGGACGTTTTTCAGTTCTGTTGAGGCATTCATGACCAAATGCTACTCCATTTggactttaaaatgttggaatatGTCCTACCTTGaagttttgtaaatgtttttagattggttgtagttgagagGTATTAGGAGGGTCAGCAGTGTAtcaatatcaattatatttgagTCGTTCAATTTCTCCGATGCTTTTTGGGCATAATTTACTGTGGCcaggtatgtccaaaccaTTGAATTGTACtatttatgatgttttctgataaagctCCTTAATTTCTTCTCCATACGCCGGAAGTGTTGACAGGATGAACAGCGACTTTGTGCAAATTCTTCTTGCTGGTTTTCAGTCATGATATGACGTTTTATGGGAGTCAAGGGACcctaaaacattttaaatatactgtaacaagcttcagaagcaacataaagtaccaggttttttttactactTGTCGCCGTCCGGCTTTAATAAATCTTTGGTCACGTGATCCGCGATAGAGCTAGATGTTTTAACATACACTCAAACGTaaatggtttaatgttttggacACGGaggtttcaatttcaatgaTACAGTTatcaaacttgttctaaaatcaaaagaaatgatactctttattttactttcaacaGAAAGTTACTAGCATTTTCCGTTTTCAGAGGAAAActcgttgaaatttgtttgtgcaaattgtttcatgaattaaattttcatttccatactttttgttatttgaataATCCATATGACATCCTGACAATCAGATTCTGAATATTTTTCTGAAAATCAACTATTGTAACATTATTACTGATTGATTATTGTTTATGCTTACCGATTAGGAGCTTACTTGACTTTTTTATTCCCTTATGCAGTTTAAGAACTATGAATAATTTTCTTATGTTGAAAAGAGTGATATTTGTATGTTACATTGTTCAAACGTGATGTTTTTCTATTATGATACAACATCGAAAATTCATTTGCAGTTCTGAGCCACTTATAACAATCACTAATACGTCATGAACTGACAATATCAGAGACATGTTCAAAAATTCTTTCTTGTGAAATCTTATCCATAGTTTGAGTATCACACATACGAAAATGAGGTTGTCAAACCTCGTAAAATCAAGATACAATAATACTAGATAACTTAGTTAAAAGGGCACCCGTTTGAACACACTATCCAACAGAGTGAATTATAAACGGGAAAACCAGCAACATAAACTGTTCTGCTTCGACCCCGTTGACCTCTCTCCATTGGAAACGAAGGACCagtcataaacataaaaattaagatattttcccattgttttccaccgaattTGGCGGTCTAGATTTACTAACGCCCGTTGGCACCCTGGCGATCAACAATGACCATataaaaatacatattttaccATACACACTCGCACCCCGGTGTCGGGGCGTTCTTCTGCCCTACCCGAAAACTTGTACCACCAACGTTCACGTACGGGCGATGTGTTGGTTCACAGGTGCGCCAGCCATGGCCCGGATCTCTCTTCAATGATAATATCGTCAAAAGTGGCCCGTTCGCCGGTCCCAGCGTCTTCTTAGCGAAGAGCGCGCGTAATTAACGCACTGGAGCAAAGGTGTCGTTTTTTGGAACCGGTCCCGTTAGCCTTCTTTTTGTGTTCTCTATGTGACGTGAGACATTTTCCGAACGAACTTCAACTTACAAGGCGGTAAAGGTGGGAGGACTCCGGGGTCAGTTTCTACTTGACCAACGAAATGGGGTATGATTAGTGGGGGGAAAATCTCAACTATCTCCGGTGTGGGTGTCattattttcctttgtttttggaTGATTCCCTCCTCGACCAGTCCAGAGGGCAGTGTACTCCGGACGGTGACGATTGTGTCGggcgttttgttttcgatctTTCTCCTaagtatgtatgtatgtatgagGGTACACATACATTAAAAACATACACTCCTCCCAACGGCCCCTGGAGAGAATTCACACGATTATTTTTCTTGAAGTCCGCTTCGATACCTGCCTGACGATAGGCTTTGACCGAAATGATACATCCAGCCAAGTGGAGAAACAGGTGGGCCAACTGATGGGGCTTTGGGAAATCTTTCAAAATTTCCGCGTACTGAAAGCGCGGATGGCGCGTGAATGTCCAAATACAGAAGGACAGATGAGACTCTCTCACAGCAGTCGGACTTCGGAGTGTTCATTCATTCTTTTTGGAAGTGGGggagttgttttcatttcgggTGCCGTTTCGCAGGTTTTGGACTTTATAATGTATGTGAGATAGTGAACGTAGAGGTTGTGCATGACctcaatgaaaaaattaaaccaaatgaTCTTTTATTACATACGACTTTTTATATCTTTTAGAGGCAATTAATGTCCATGCATCCCATGCGCAATGCCTAAATGCCGCAATGCTTAAATATAGAAAAGATTCATTGCGACTTTTCTACATCAAATCTAATACTTCAAATACACACTTTGATCGTATGTCCTATACTTAATACTTAATTTATTCGTTCCGCTCACCTTCCCTTACTTTTTTGCAGTGTTTGGATTGGATTCTCCCCTTGGACTGTTTCCTCCAGGAATGGATCCGGGAAAAATCTACAGTCCACTTATGGAAATGTCTGATCCCCGAAGCATGCATCACGACGGGCCACCATtcctgaagaaaaaaagtaagtCAATCCAAATGCTGTTTCCTATAGTAGTTCCTAAAATGTAACGATTTTATGAGTAGAAGCATAACGCGAAAACGGTGTGTCACAGATATGCATAATGTCTCAAGCAGTACAACGACAATATGCATAGTTACGCTTAGCTGCTAAATGCCCAAAAAAGTGTTAGGGTGTGGAATGGAGCGCGAAAGTAAAACATTAGAAAACAACATTGCTTAATGTGTCACAGTTACGCACCAATGAGCATAGACGTTCACTGGCGGACAGAAAGACGCAAGCGTCTCGACTGCAGGTGACAAGACATGTGTTGAATGGCGCATACAATGCAATTTCCATCAGTTCTGTTTCCGTTTGTCGTTTTAGTTTCTCCGTTTGCTCCCCTCATTTAGGAAAGTTACACCACGTATTGAGGGTTTTTCATCGAACATGTCACGCATGATCAACCGCATCTGATAGATCTAGTGAGTGATACGAAGCCCAGCAATCAAACAGAGTTACCAACAAACGAATGTGCGTCTTTTAGCCCGTAAAGAAGGCTTCCAGTGTGCTCCGGCCTTTAAGAGTATCACACCCTTTAGAATCTGATAAGAAGCTTCAAGTAGagtgaataaaatatgtaataaaaaaacaccagcTCAAGCCATTattccatttttatgttttacacaGGAAGGTGTTCGGCTATATGTGTGAATTTTCACACTTTTACCTTAGCCGTTCCATTTGTAAAAATTATCGTTTGCGATGCGAACGAAACTGTCTTTTTGGGATAGCATGTTTCCGGAATTAGCAAAGGAGAAAAATCTGATTTCCCACATTCAATGATAGTCGTGAAAATTGTATCAAACACGCATCCTGTTGCAAAAATCAATAAGttcaaggatttttttttatttctattttcacgGTACGGGCCGTATTTTAAAGTTCAAGGATCTTGTTTAAGTACAAAATATATGTGACCttattatgatttttttatttaaaaaaattaaacacttcATGAAATGCCTATTTTGTGATGTCTTAACAGATGTCATAACAACTatctttacctttttttttttattaaacattcTGAAAGACTGGGAATTCGAACTCAGAAACGTAATTTGTAGTATTTTCTCACTGTACCTTAAGATACGATACGTCTGAGTAATAATTAATCAAACACATACGGGACAATGACTCACTCATATGTGCAAGGAACGAGGAAAACCCCGTTTCTAGTTAAGAGTTTTTTTGAATAACAGTCAAAATTACATACATAAATTACAACAGTAACCTTCTGCACAACACATTTCCACCATCATCTGTTGAAGTGAATGTTTGAACGATTCCCATCAGAGTTGTTGTTACGTGTTTGTGATTACGGGAAGATTTTCCAAAAACCTCCATCGTTTCCATTGAATTCCCAGCTCACAGCACATATCACTCACTCTTATGCTCGTATCATCATCTTTGGTGGCATGTAGACGACTCCGTACATTGTTAATACTCCTACCTCGCGTTAGGGAAGTCGTGACGTCTTTGTAGCTGTGAATGGTAGCAATGGATGCGGATGTGAATAAAAAGTTCCTTTCAGCGATTTTCTGTGACTCTTATCCTCGCTTAACGATATGCagatttcaaagaaaaacgtttttcttttttttgtcaccACAATTATTTAAAggcattcaaacattttcccgaGACACACGAATAATCTTAAGCTTCGttgctttttcgtttcttatGGTTTGCGAACCGTGCATAGAGAGTTCAGCAAAGGACGTGGTGGTGCACCAATACCATTTCGGTTTCTGGATGCGAATGCGTTGTTTGCAGCGTCGTTTTGATGCAGTTCCTTCCTTTCTGCTGGTGTTTGGGAGCACGagggttgttttatttgttgtgccaaatttttaaattttccacacgCAGACACACgtaatcgatttttccaatTGTACACATTAttgctgttgtttttggtGGATGTTCCGAAAAGGCGTCTCACTTGTAGAAAAGTGTGTTTGGGGGAGACCAGCCCGAGCTTCCTTCCCTACTTTGAGTTATAGTTGGTGCTTTTTTGCCTTTAGATACAGGCAATGttgatttgttatttttaaaatttcgattaAACAATTTTGCTTCGTTGCCGTCGCTGACATCATTTCGTGTGCCTCTTGTTTTGCAATAACCGAGATCCCCTTGATAGGGTATTAGTTCCCCGACGAAGCCACGAGTTTGTTGTGTTCAACCAACCACCCTTACGATAGAGGAACGTGCCTATTTTACCAGCAAAACcacgaaaaaaataataagacaCGGTATTTTAGTCGAAAACAGTACACCTTATGGGACACAAAATGTTTTATGtggtttgtaaaaaaaactacatgaATTGCATTCAAGTTGGTAACTATGTGAAAAACTCATCACAAActattttgaaatatgttaattCAAAAACGGTACGTCGTCCTGTAAAATTTTAGCTCGTTTTTATGTCACTCTTTTATTAATTATGATCAAGAGCTCATAAATGCTGTGGCTTTTATATATTAGTTTATGTAATACTGACGTCAGATTTTGTTGTTTAGTGATGTTCTGCTGATTGCTTGGTAATATATCAGGTGCTGCCACAGTTTTGATAAAACATCTAAATCTATGCAAGGATCAATATCTGTTTGATCGACAAACATATTTCCGCATCACATATTTAaacatcaaatattttaatgaacccaaaacaaatggttactttaaaaattattttgattgattttaattttatttttacagaaGCAAGAAGTTATCAAAATAAGCTATTATTTCGATAACCATTTTCCTATCATCATCGGGTTATCAGGTGAACAACGGTGAAAATGAACCATTCAAATAAGAAAAAGCATATGAACCGAATCAAAAGCAGTGTCGCAAACATGGTTTACATCATTCTTTCGGTAACATTTATTCAGAAAtcgataatattttaaaagcaaacaTCACGTCGAAACTTTATGTCGGCGCATTGCGCTTTTCACCTGTCAATTCAAAACGGACCTACCTTAAGCCCAATGATGACGAATATTTGATGTGTTCCCTACATAGCCCCCTCAATCGCCCACAATAAAATACAATCGTGCTGCTTCACGAAACATCCAATGTAGTAAATACTAAAGGAGGAAACTGACAATTCCAGTCTTTTTAAGTTGCCGTAGAGGTTGTTCAATATGCTTTGTtgtccttttcttcatttattttgttgaattCAACTGGCCACTGTGAGCAACCCATTATTTAAATTGGTTGCTTCGGCCTACAGACCAGTAGACTATCAACGATGAACCCTTTTTCCGTGTCAAAAATCTAGAATTAATTTGAGGTATTTTCTACTCCTGGAACATTTTACTGCGCTCTTTTGTGTCAGCGCCATAGTTTCTAATCAGCAATGTATTTTGGCTACATGCAAATGACAACGGTGCTATATGACGTAGCATTTTGGTTTCGCTTAGTTTTGAGTTGATGGCAGTTTTGGGCTATCAGTATTTGACACTAAAAtctgatttattttgtttgtcgaTGGTATGCCTAAAGTTCACGTGatggtaatatttttttcaattataaaaaaatttaggAGATTTTTAGGTTAAATTACAAaatgaatacatttttttgaGTATTATGAAACAAAGACTTTAATTTTGATGAGGATGAAAATATTCTCACTTCATGCATTAAGATATTTTTGACTTTGATGATGGCTTTGAGTTCTTATAGATGTAAGATATACCATCAATGCAAGTCACTAGAACATATTGAGATGTATATTTAATAATCGAAATTTTATATCATCGACAAAACATACGGTTACATTGCTCTGTTCCTCTAAACAccgaaaaaatttaaattcaaattttttctcATGATAGAACATATTATTGCGTAGCAGATCTGCTAATTATTAGGACTAAGTCATGGTTTTTGTACCACAACGTTAACCAGTGACTAAGGATAGCGGATAGGCGGGCACAAGATAGTGGTTGCACAACAGAGACAGCAACTAAAAAACCTCACCCTCAAGTGAGGAGCTGAATTCTGAACGTGATCAGTCCAACCAAGTGCGATTTGCTGGGGTTCTCCTTGGACAACTAAATCATTGATCATGTGAATCAAATCTCAGACACAGAAAAACTCAAACCACATATCGTTAAAGCTCACCACATTCTGATCGTAGGTAACCAATGTTCTGGAGTTCGATGAAGAGAAAACAGCATAAATTTAGCGCTTTCGAAAATAACCTTGCAGTGTCGTGAAAAGCACAGTTTATGTCAtagcgatttgtttacttctgGCTATCGAAATCGTCACCCCAAAACATTAAGTCGAAGGCCACCGCTTCAGCAGCTGCGTTTGGTTTCTCTCTTTCCAAACGATGATGGTAACCAACCGCAATGACTTGTTTCAAACCAACCAGATCAACCATAGGTAATAGAATTAACCACCGAAAAGAGGAGGGTAGCCACAAGAATGCTGCCGGATGTAGTGTTACTCAAAGTAACAACGAACTCAACCGACGGCAAGCTAAGGTGACAAGCATATTCGTCCAGCCTATTTTGTACCACGGCATGCCGATACTGGATGGTAGATACTCGGCGGGATTAGAACAGGTTCGATGTCGAATgcaaaagatggaaaaaaggaagaattAGAAACGCAACTTGAAACCCGCACGCATGTTCACAAAATATAACACTTTCGGCTTTAAGCGATAGACGATATTAGTCACTTGTCATTGCGCATCAAAATGATCTGCCATAAACCACCATCAACAGAGTTAAGAAAAAGTGTTTAACTTTTGAAGAGAACGGTTGGGTTATAGTATTAAAAGACGCAGATCACAACGATCTCCTACCGTCCTTGTGAATCTATTACCAAACGAttcaagtaaaaaataaaaaataaaaaagacggACATGTAGCAGTCAACTGAACAGACAAAGCCTTCGTGGTAACTGGAACCGCTTCGGTTGGTTCCTTTCTAGTGGGTTTATACTCTAGAGGGGAGTAAACAAAGTCTTAAATCTACACTCATGTAGCAGATCTCTCGTTCACGTCGACTTCCCCAAGCTCCTGTCAGCCAACACTGGGAAAACGAAGTGATGTACTGTAATATCAACAAAACCGGTAATAAATCACATCAGCAAAGAATAAAACGATAATTTATTATCGCTTGCTTGTGACTGCTAGGTGTGGTATAAGAGGCAAccgttttgaaatgttgtaaGCTCACCAAAAAGAAGAACTTTCCAAGTTCAAGAAGCGATGGTGATTCGCCTCTGAGTTTTCTATTTCCCAGGTGGGATATGATTCTATTTTACAGGCTCTCACTGATCTTCCGTGGTCCTAAAGCGTCGTGTGTTATATTGTTAACATATCAGTGCTACCATCGATGTTTTGCATTAGATTTCACTACAAAACTCCTTCTGGGAGAACACAGACTATTGTGTTGTGGCGGAATGTTTATTCTATGTTTAGCctaattttatttctaatgTACATAATTTATGAGCGTTTATCTATGATCGACAAGTGTTTTCACAATGAAATGTTAGGTTCAGGACGAAATGATAAAATTGTatgtgttttaaataataattataaaaggTTCCGCTTGAAAATAAGTGATTTAAAATTCGTAATAAGAAAACTTGACATgagtttaacaaaaaaaacttgtagTTTTTAGTGCCcatttttttgaatgttctcTTTTTTATCAATCAAA includes:
- the LOC131292879 gene encoding protein jim lovell, with the protein product MKEPFEIMPDQEHYSLRWNNHQNHILRAFDTLLQTKTLVDVTLVSAETSIRAHKVVLSACSPFFQRVFSETPCKHPVIVLKDFRGWVVQAIVDFMYRGEISVPQERLSVLIQAGESLQVRGLVDHPVAANTPSPAQSPEDFSLLDSSLISPTSPSPPSPNFRSNHQHSNVGQRHENSAHPATANLLPTSTPKLLMPPQVFADPSIGLSNVDPCTSPMPRRKQARPRRRSGDCAPQDLSSKPSTPAPQSVHDDEEDDGDDEKDEDVDRGLHDDGADEDDIEELDDEDDDLKRILHRSQSVDEKLATMASKEDLTETASDTVKKMAGSDSRRSRSLHKSTPRKASSCQDVAALPKEDHLQQPATFSPSLIPASDGPENLCMKKISLSSTDTNVNAMRCPEDRSEQQTRLSSVEGAGITNLSNTPGGNRRMSRDGARSSDPSKDSTLADTNSGGPNLSTRGLLSLKDIRHLNRAALNRSLGSFSPPPSFSAFNSNLHSAMGFIHQHHHNDSKRVKLEDRDDERPLLHDDMEPPHFLDHMDLALGTHQHPLAHHLMQQHHHHLQNSSLQLRPPTADGANDNNNSGHKHNNNSHHHGSTPSNHHHQGSNPSSKQHHHSAGGPGTPKHSSSGSGAAGGTGNNTSSSSNNNNHHNPNHPHHHPQHVGGPKGSASGSGPKDFLHSPTLNFPPFFNHSEGPPRPPHSPLPFPHMSSVSSLTLTPPHMFGLDSPLGLFPPGMDPGKIYSPLMEMSDPRSMHHDGPPFLKKKSKLNRPKGQHSAPRGGPPRSWTNAELTEALQHVWNKKMTTSQASRIFGIPYNSLLMYVRGKYGKSLKLEQLRKDCISGPPIELLQMGVGNNNNKDKKEAKDNELHHLHSASGTGQEGNSAQNCGNGGGGGSGGHSSSDLRGPRSASSEPELLSSPNPLFNPFPGGFYPDFPGGFPGLPLSMLNLLPPERHQPHSLTMGIEEDCKSDRSKQSMDEDFPQPLALNRPSSDQLTDSRREIYQQNGQD